In the Vitis vinifera cultivar Pinot Noir 40024 chromosome 2, ASM3070453v1 genome, one interval contains:
- the LOC100257386 gene encoding peroxisomal acyl-coenzyme A oxidase 1 → MEGIDYHEGERSKAEFDVEEMKIVWAGSREVFEVSDRMGRLVASDEAFRKDNRTMLSRKDLFKNTLRKAAHAWKRIIELRLSEQEASWLRFYIDEPAFTDLHWGMFVPAIKGQGTDEQQQKWLPLAYKMQIIGCYAQTELGHGSNVQGLETTATFDSQSDEFVIHSPTLTSSKWWPGGLGKVSTHAVVYARLITDGQDHGVHGFIVQLRSLEDHLPLPGITIGDIGMKFGNGGYNSMDNGVLRFDHVRIPRDQMLMRVFQVTREGKCVQSNVPRQLVYGTMVFVRQTIVSDASSALSRAVCIATRYSVVRRQFGSQNGGPETQVIDYKTQQSRLFPLLASAYAFRFVGQWLKWLYMDVTQRLQANDFSTLPEAHACTAGLKSLTTSATADGIEECRKLCGGHGYLCSSGLPELFAVYVPACTYEGDNIVLLLQVARFLMKTVSQLGSGKQPVGTTAYMGRVADLMQCCCAVQRAEDWLNPSVILEAFEARSARMSVACAQNLSKFANSEEGFAELSADLVEAAVAHCQLIVVSKFIEKLQEDIPGKGVKRQLEILCNIYALYLLHKYVGDFLSTSCITPKQASLANEQLRSLYAQARPNAIALVDAFNYTDHYLSSILGCYDGNVYPKLYDAAWKDPLNASVVPDGYQQYIRPMLKQQLRNARL, encoded by the exons ATGGAGGGAATTGATTACCATGAGGGGGAGCGAAGCAAGGCCGAGTTCGATGTAGAAGAAATGAAGATCGTCTGGGCGGGGTCTCGGGAGGTCTTCGAGGTGTCGGATCGGATGGGGAGGCTCGTCGCCAGCGACGag GCCTTTCGAAAAGATAACAGAACCATGCTAAGTAGGAAAGACTTGTTTAAAAATACACTGAGAAAGGCGGCACATGCATGGAAACGGATTATTGAGCTCCGTCTTTCTG AACAAGAGGCATCATGGTTAAGGTTTTATATTGATGAACCTGCTTTTACAGATCTTCATTGG GGAATGTTTGTACCTGCTATAAAAGGACAGGGCACTGATGAGCAGCAACAGAAGTGGTTGCCATTGGCATATAAGATGCAAATAATTGGCTGCTATGCACAAACTGAACTTGGTCATGGCTCCAATGTTCAAGGGCTTGAAACAACTGCAACATTCGATTCCCAGTCTGATGAGTTTGTCATTCATAGTCCTACATTGACTTCAAGCAAA TGGTGGCCTGGTGGACTGGGTAAAGTATCCACACATGCTGTTGTTTATGCACGGCTCATAACTGATGGTCAGGACCATGGAGTGCATG GTTTCATCGTCCAGCTGCGGAGTTTGGAAGATCATTTACCTCTTCCGGGCATAACTATCGGTGATATTGGTATGAAATTTGGAAATGGAGGATACAACAGCATGGACAATGGAGTTTTAAGATTTGATCATGTGCGCATTCCAAGGGATCAAATGTTGATGCG GGTCTTCCAGGTTACAAGGGAAGGCAAATGTGTGCAATCTAATGTTCCCCGGCAGCTTGTTTATGGGACTATGGTATTTGTGCGACAAACCATTGTATCTGATGCTTCCTCTGCTTTGTCACGGGCAGTTTGTATTGCTACTAGGTATAGTGTTGTTCGTAGACAATTTGGTTCACAGAATGGTGGACCTGAAACACAG GTGATTGATTACAAAACTCAGCAAAGTAGGCTCTTTCCTTTGCTGGCTTCTGCCTATGCTTTCAGATTTGTTGGTCAGTGGTTGAAATGGCTATATATGGATGTGACCCAAAGATTGCAAGCCAATGATTTCTCAACATTGCCTGAAGCTCATGCCTGCACAGCGGGTTTGAAGTCTTTGACTACATCTGCAACTGCT GATGGGATTGAAGAATGCCGAAAACTATGTGGTGGCCATGGTTACCTATGTAGTAGTGGGCTTCCCGAGTTATTTGCCGTGTATGTCCCTGCCTGTACATATGAAGGAGACAATATTGTGCTGCTTTTACAG GTTGCGAGGTTTCTCATGAAGACTGTTTCTCAGCTTGGGTCTGGAAAACAGCCTGTTGGCACCACAGCTTATATGGGGCGAGTTGCGGATTTGATGCAATGTTGTTGTGCTGTTCAAAGAG CTGAGGATTGGTTAAATCCTAGTGTAATACTGGAGGCATTTGAAGCAAGGTCTGCCAGGATGTCTGTAGCGTGTGCTCAAAATCTAAGCAAGTTTGCAAATTCAGAAGAAG GCTTTGCTGAACTATCAGCTGATTTAGTGGAGGCGGCAGTTGCACATTGCCAATTGATTGTTGTTTCCAA GTTCATTGAGAAATTGCAAGAGGACATCCCTGGAAAGGGGGTTAAACGACAATTAGAGATTCTGTGTAACATCTATGCCTTGTACCTTCTTCACAAATACGTGGGTGATTTCCTCTCCACCAGTTGCATCACTCCCAAGCAAGCATCACTTGCAAATGAGCAGCTCAGATCCCTATATGCCCAG GCCCGTCCAAATGCCATTGCCCTTGTTGATGCATTTAACTACACCGATCACTATCTTAGTTCTATTCTCGGCTGCTATGATGGAAATGTGTATCCAAAACTCTACGACGCAGCATGGAAGGACCCTCTTAATGCGTCAGTTGTACCTGATGGCTACCAGCAATACATTCGACCAATGCTGAAGCAACAGCTCCGGAATGCCCGGCTCTGA
- the LOC100260384 gene encoding cytochrome P450 CYP72A616 — translation MRMEDSILKTMAYSFAILTMYTLSRVVYSVWWRPKSLEKQLRRQGIRGTRYKLLFGDAKAMKQSFMEARSKPMALNHSIVPRVLPFYHEIAQKYGKVSVSWNFTTPRVLIVEPELMRLILTSKNGHFQRLPGNPLGYLLTRGLSYLQGEKWAKRRKLLTPAFHFEKLKGMVPAFSVSCRKLIERWKNLVAPQGTYELDMMPEFQNLTGDVISQVAFGSNYEEGKKVFELQKEQAVLVMEAFRTFYIPGFRFVPIGKNKKRYYIDSEIKAILKKIILKRKQTMKPGDLGNDDLLGLLLQCQEQTDSEMTIEDVIEECKLFYFAGQETTANWLTWTILLLSMHPNWQEKAREEVLQICGKKMPDIEAINHLKIVSMILHEVLRLYPPVTQQFRHTCERINIAGMCIPAGVNLVLPTLLLHHSPEYWGDDVEEFKPERFSEGVSKASKGDQIAFYPFGWGHRICLGQGFAMIEAKMALAMILQHFWFELSPTYTHAPHTVITLQPQHGAPIILHEI, via the exons ATGAGAATGGAAGACTCCATTTTGAAAACCATGGCATACTCTTTTGCCATATTGACTATGTATACTCTTTCGAGAGTCGTTTACAGCGTCTGGTGGAGACCCAAAAGCCTGGAGAAGCAACTGAGGCGGCAAGGCATCAGAGGTACTCGTTACAAGCTTTTGTTTGGTGACGCCAAAGCTATGAAGCAGTCGTTCATGGAGGCACGCTCCAAACCCATGGCTTTGAACCATTCTATTGTTCCTCGTGTCCTTCCATTCTACCATGAAATCGCTCAAAAATATG GGAAAGTTTCAGTGAGTTGGAACTTTACAACGCCAAGGGTGCTGATAGTGGAGCCGGAGCTGATGAGGTTGATATTAACAAGCAAGAACGGTCACTTCCAGAGGCTGCCGGGAAACCCTCTTGGGTATCTTCTGACACGCGGACTCTCATACCTGCAAGGGGAGAAATGGGCCAAAAGGAGAAAGTTACTTACACCAGCTTTCCACTTCGAGAAATTGAAG GGGATGGTGCCTGCATTTTCAGTAAGTTGTCGTAAATTGATAGAACGATGGAAGAATTTAGTTGCTCCTCAAGGAACATATGAACTAGATATGATGCCTGAATTTCAGAACCTTACTGGGGATGTCATTTCTCAAGTAGCCTTTGGAAGCAATTatgaagaaggaaagaaagtgTTTGAACTTCAGAAGGAGCAAGCTGTGCTAGTCATGGAAGCTTTTCGAACCTTTTACATACCTGGTTTCAG ATTTGTGCCTATTGGGAAGAACAAGAAGAGATATTATATAGACAGCGAGATCAAAgcgatattaaaaaaaataattctcaagagGAAGCAGACCATGAAGCCTGGAGATCTGGGCAATGATGATCTACTAGGTTTGCTGCTTCAATGTCAAGAACAAACTGATAGTGAGATGACAATTGAAGATGTGATAGAGGAATGCAAGTTGTTCTACTTTGCTGGCCAAGAGACCACTGCTAACTGGCTAACATGGACAATTCTCCTCTTATCTATGCATCCCAACTGGCAAGAGAAGGCAAGAGAAGAGGTTTTACAAATTTGTGGGAAGAAAATGCCTGATATTGAAGCCATAAACCACCTCAAAATT GTGTCGATGATACTACATGAAGTCCTAAGGCTATATCCACCTGTGACTCAGCAGTTCAGGCATACTTGTGAAAGAATCAATATAGCAGGTATGTGTATCCCAGCTGGGGTCAACCTTGTGTTGCCAACTTTGCTTCTTCATCACAGTCCTGAGTATTGGGGAGATGATGTTGAAGAATTTAAACCAGAGAGATTCTCTGAAGGAGTTTCAAAGGCATCAAAGGGTGATCAGATTGCATTCTATCCATTTGGGTGGGGGCACAGGATTTGCTTGGGCCAAGGTTTTGCAATGATAGAAGCAAAGATGGCTCTAGCTATGATTCTGCAACACTTTTGGTTTGAGCTTTCACCCACTTACACTCATGCTCCTCATACTGTTATTACTCTTCAACCTCAACATGGAGCTCCAATTATACTACACGAAATCTAA